AAAGTCCACCATCCATGAGAAGTCCATTTTCCCCAGAGCATCAAAAAACGAAAGAAAAAGAACCTGGTCAGCATACAGGGGTAATGCTGCGTGGTTTTGCGTGGTGGAGGAGAAAAGTGATGACGATGATGATGCCATTGATAATGAAATCAAATTCAGAGATGGTTCCTTTAGAAAAGTACCGGAGAAATTATTAGTTTAGAGAGagacagaaagaaagagagagagagaggagaagcgACCTTCCCCTGAGGGGGTGAGTTACTTGGGGGAGTTGACATCGTGGGATTTTCATGTGGAGGGGAGGGTTTTTGGAAGAGAGCTAATCAATTAGGGTGGGATTACAGTGATAAGCGTGGAATGGTTGATTATATAATTAGATTCCGCATTGTTGTTACGGTTGGGTTGTACGTACGACCGTAACGAAAGGACTGATTCGACTGGGAACGGTTTGTACTACAGTTTGGTGTTTTGCGAGGTCAACTTGGTGGTGCGTGGGGACACGTTGCGTGGGTTGACGTGGCAAGCATTTGGTGGTGGGTCCCAGTACGAAGAAAAATATTTGTGTGGGTTTAGCTTGATGGATGTTTTGTCAACTTGTGTGCGAACGTAACCTGGATTAAGCACAAAAATCAAAAGATCTGGACTAAGCACATTAATAATGTTATTATATAGGTGATTGGGAAATGAATTATGATACACTCCCCTAGAAATGCCAATATGCCATGTTTACGGTTGGAGAAAATTTGATCCAATATGTCGACTATTAATGGGTTCCGGGAGTACTTTTCTAGCATTTCTTACTGTTCTTCGTCGTAACTATATAGGTGCCATGAGTACTTTTCTAGCATTTCTTACTGTTCTTCGTCGTAACTAACTGTCTGAAATTTTttgcacttttaaaaattttcttTCGACTTAAAAATAGATGATTATGGCCTGTGAGGTTCAACTTCAAACTCCGTGACATGGCAAATTAGCTGATTGAATCTATTTGTGAAGCTAAGATATTATTGTTATACTCGTacagaaaatgatcatttacccaattttaatttaaaaattgtccacttaccaaaacattctaagagattgtccacttacccaaatattctaagagattatttccctaatacccaattaagtatttttttattcctttttatttatttttgggacaattttgccctctccttctttgtcatttagtgagagaagtcatcggagaccttgctggactccggtgaccaatggccggccgcggactccggtgaccggaatccggcgatcgGTGACAATAATTTGGctaccgatgaccggaatccggatactgaactggtgaccggattccggcgtatGATTTTATTGCCCCATAGTAAtacctaataatcatattattactccccaataaacatattactgcctcccaataaacatattattgcccctcaataacaagtttattagggatcaataattagtgaaaaatgaagatgtttttaattttgaaagttttagtaggtttatccaaataaataatcttattattgcccctcaataattttattattgccctgtaataatcgtattattgcccaataaatattttattgtcTCTTAATAATCTTTGTACTGCCCCTCAATAATCTCATTATTATCTTCCAATAACCATTTCCACACATTTAAGCAAACACCTTATGTGCATTACCCAACTCGCCAATTTCGCAATAACCATTCATCAAACAACACTCTATCAGCCTCATTGAGTCGCGGAGCGAGCAGAGCTGATCCATCAGACTGTTGTAATTAACCAAAGAGGCAACAAAATCAGACTTATGTGCACTCAAAACACGAAGAACACCCAACGTGCTGTGTGAGGTTTGGGAATCGAGTAGCCTAGCGATGATGACGTTGCAGGTGCGCTGGTCAGGGACGCAATCTGAGTCAATGGAGTGGGCAAAGCAGTGGTGGGCTTATTCGAGGCAGTTGGAGTCGCAGAGAGCATGGATGACACTGTTGAGGTTGAGTGGGTCGGTGCGGTAGCCacagaggtggaggtggagggcTTGGTCGACATTGCGGTGGCaggtgcagaagaagaagaagattgggaggacCTGATCGGCAgtgggagaagaaaaataaggatCGGTGCGAGCAGGTTTGTAGGCAGAGCTAGAGACTAGCAGTGAGACGAGACGACGTTAGAGTCGGtggtgagagagagaagagacggagagagaggtgagagtgagaggagggAGGATCGGTGAGATCGTCCAGATCAGTCGGCGCCGGAAGTCGTTCGCTGTGGTGAACGAGTtggggggagggggagagagagagagagagatgaatataatttattaattaaaatgagggtaatacTGTCAATGGATGTTAGATTTGATAAATAgagttaaaaaactcttagtggagtaagtggacaatttttagactaaaattgggtaagtggtcacgaccccttaAATTTATTCTAATATCTCACTCATTTATGTTTTAGGTTCCGTAAATGAAATTTACTTTGTATTTAGTTTTGATGGATGTTGACACCATACTAAATATGATGTATTTTAATAGATATTAACATGTTGGTATTCACACCAAATCTTCAAGCATGGATTATGCTTGATTCATTAACATCACAAGTATGTACATTGTGGTTCGTGTGAAatataaaaatgttaatttcaTCTCACCTAATATAGCATGATTCATTAACATcacaatttattattattatttttaaataatgtgTGACATGTTTTAGGAAAAAGGCATGCATAGAGAACAACATAGAGAATTGACATAAtgagttgtactttcattgataataggcgTATCTTTAAATAGAGGATTATAAGCAAAAAATCTACGTCTTATAAGGAAACTAAATCGTATAATGATTAGgatatctctgagaatatctgtaaaactaaccctattacaactcagacaagtaattagagtttgggtcagacacacaaACTAGGTGTCCTTAAGGAGGAGtttgtgtcgcccaaatgtggtgctcctctcgttgcttAGTCAAAaactttgccgagtaacaaaaactcaatgggacaaaaataacctcgatcgaaggagaaaaatagtacaacacaccattcatATTTTGAgaccaaacatgtagacatctccctttgatgactatgatcatgggagttcgtaaaacttccgcaaatgattctaccaacatgtttctcgaaagtggatttaggcaatgacttagtgaacaagtctgtcACATCGTCCtcaaatcgaacctagttcactttgatattGAGGAGAGGCTGTTGTTGTTAATGATGTTTTGTGTtatcgcctttgatgtagcctttcatttgttcaatgcaagcggTATTATCCTTATAagtgctcgtaggctcatctctggtaaacttcaaaccacaatagCTTCAATCATGTGTAATTATTGAGCAAAtctatatacattcacgaactacttcgtgaagagcaataatctctgcatggttcaaagatatagcgactaaggtttattttgtagacctccaataTATAgctgtcttacccatggtgaacacataactagtttgggaacgacctttgtgtgggtcagagagatactcaGCATCAGCTAAACattccaaaacactaatgttgttttgggatggagaTAGATGACACATGCCAGTGTTAGTGGCGTTTCTGGTGTgcgatgggtccgaatccatcatctctctgtagggatagagcaagctcatatcaatcgtgcatctcaagtatcaaaagatatcttttacaccagtcTAAtgacgtcgcgttggcgcagagctatccTTAGCTAACGAGTTAACTGCAAATTAAATGTCtaatcttgtgcattgagctaagtacaataatgcgcttattgtactcaagtagggcacttctgcctttagcacgtcttcgtcatcatccttcggcgAAGAGGATATTTTTTATGATTAAGACTACAAACGATCATGGGTGTGCTtaaaggtttgaccttgttaaAACACCTAAACAtccatcaacacgatgctcaagtttcaaactgagacataattgtgttctcccaagatccttcatctcaaacttggatttcaagttttcagaggtttcctttaactctttaagggcttccaatgaagatcatgtcaccaacatgaaccgcaatagaatccaaaacttgtcatagaaacgtgcgggcatagttcatcattgacacatcccttcccaatcaagtagtcactcagtgagcgtttcaatctattTGCAAACGCGTTCCGTGGTTTacagccacttgacttgggtaaatgaaattCACTATGAACCTTTatatatattccatatctagatcctcatagagatacgtagtgactacattcataagctgcatgttcagttattcggaaactaccaaactgataaggtagtggagcACAATGACATCCATCCCTTAGAGAATCAAATTTGTCATAAAGAATGTATCGAAATCCTTTAACACTATTTCCTTCAACCACATATTTGGAGAAGTAAATTTTACTGCTAATTGTTTGGCTACTTGGAATCATCTTctaagaaagagagagagagagaaccaagGAATCATATGAAGTTTAGTTCCCTAATCTGGGCCATTCCCTCACTCCTTTACAAAATGGGCCGATCTTCAGACCCAAAGTTGGTAGGGGCGAAACTCATAAATTTCATAAACATCATGGCCTCATGGGCGTCTTCTTCAATTTCTCATTTCCAAAACGAAAAGCACCGTCCTCCTCCAAATAAACCAGAGCCCGTTCTGCCACTTCCTCTCCAGTAGCACTCACACTGAAGCAGACACCTTGAAAATCCCCCAAATCGGAAAAATGTCAAAGCTGGGACTCCTCCGAACCTCAATCAGGTCAACCCTCGCCGCCCGTTCACAAAACCACCGCCTCCTCCCTTCCCTCCTCCGCGAGCCGCAGAGACGCTTCTCCACGGAAGCGGGGCAACCGCCTCAGGACTCGGCACCCGTACAACCACCGCCGTCTCTGGATGCAACGGTCGACCAATTTGTTCAAAACCCAAGCGGAGGTACAAATCTCGttagggtttttagggtttaggatttcaATTTCGTTGGTTAAAATGTGGTATCTAAATGAAATTACAGGTGTGGTGTATGGGAAATTGCTTGGGATTACAAGGAATACATTGAAGACCGACATTGTGAACTTGCTGGAAGGCTGTAATCTGAGGCTGGAAGATGTTAAAGTTCAGTACAATGGGCCTTTCGTGCCGTCGGGAATGTAAGTTTTCAATGGGGTTTTCATTTGTCTAGTTATTAGTAATGCATTTAGATGCAATGTATATGTTTGTTTGATGGTTGGGTATGTATGTTGTTGTGGTCTTAGGATGGTGCAATTTCCTTCGCAAAGAGCTTATGAGACTGCATTTAGGGCGATTAGCCGATTGGGCCAGGTGTTCAGATTGGAAAGGGTAATGCTGCCATGAGTACTTTGCTAGTATGTAACTGTTGCCTATCTTGTATTCGAGTACGTATGTATTTACTGCTGATGCTTGGTTAATGGATGACAGTCCGATCGACAGAGGTGGGATGCCGTAACTCATTATGATGGAAAAACTGTAAGTGAAGGGTtatgttttctatgttttttttggTGTATAGCTAAATGTTTgattgctttttccttttaattagAGTAAAGTTTGTCTTTTGGGTGTTACTTAAAGCAACGAAAGAATCAGTTGTCGTTGAAATTAGGTGGACCAAGCAGTAGCACTAGGTTCATAATGCTGTGAGCACTGTTGATATATTGGTGTTTGAGTACACTTTATACTACCTGGCGGTGGAAGCCTAAATAATTTCAAAGCCTGGTGAGATATACATGCCACTGGCAGCTTGACATTTGTGTACAATTCATGTTGGTCTTTATGTGGATACATGAGAGTGAAGGCCTATACAGGTTCAAGGAAGAATCTTTGTGTCACTTAGTTATGAGGTAGTTAGCCTATTCCTTGAGCTCAAGTGAAAATAGAATccccttaaaaagaaaaaagagagagaacaagtTACCCCACTGCTGTAGTCTGGCATGATAGAGGCATCTTCTGGTTTACTATGTTTGAGTATACCTATCTGAAAGATTTGATTGAATGTAAAATTTGGAGGTTTTGTTTTTCCTGTGTCAAATGTATGCCATGAATATATGATTTGTCGGCCATGTTCCGCAATCCTTTTATGCCCTTCCATGCTTTTATCAGGTTTTAATAGAGGGAATCCCTAGAATTGCAAATACGGAAGACGTGGAGCGCTTTCTGTCTGGGACTCCTTATGTGTCCTCCTCCGTTCAACTCTTTATGAAGTTAGTGCCTAGTTTATTGTGTATAATGTATTACATATATCTTTAATTGATCTTGACaaaaattttattgaaaattacGTTGCAGAGCAGCTTTCCCGGAACCCATTAGAATGGCCACTGTTCGCTTTCCCTCGCAAATCCAGGCGATGAATGCATACATCACAAAGAACAAAGGCTTCATTCAAAATAATCAAGTCTTGATGCGTGTTCTCCAGTAATGTGTTTTGGTTTCTTCATTCCCTGTCAGTGTAGCAAGGCTGGGAGACATAAGATGGAGGATAGGATATGTAGTTTTACTTTCTAATTGTCATGGACATGCAGTCTTTAAACATTAGATATTCTACCCTCTTATAGCATGCTGAAAATTTTCCCTTTATTGCAAATGTGCTTATGGTTTCTAAATTATCTCTCTTTTCAAGGGAGGAAAACTGTTGGTCTTTGTGAAAATGGGTTCTCCATTCAATTCTTAGGGAAGTGTTGGATATATCACAGAAAAATGTGATCGTATTGCCTATATTACACCGTTATTGGATTACATTTGCATAGTGTGGTAAGGGCACAATCTACAGGAATTTTCTATTCAACCTCCAATGGATGGTATACAAGTTAAAACTGGTATATATAAAGCATCATGGAGCATCCTCTTCCTCTTGCATTTGAAGCTCACAACCTGAAGTTTTGAGGCGGACCATGTGGTCTGCCAAACTATCCAAGACTCCAATTATTTGAATCATTCTGGGGTTTGAACTGTCTTCTGCTCTAAATCTGTGAACTTCGTTACTGATCTCAATCCAGCTGAACCCAGGACTTGTCTTGATTCCCTTGTCTTTCATCAGTTTTCTTACTCTTGCTGCTTCATCCCAACAACCCAAACTAGCGTACAGGTTTGCCAATTGCACATGGGTAGAAGCACACCCTGGCTCCATCAACAGCCTGCTCTCTGCAGCCTCAATGCCAATCCAGACGCCCCCATGAACCCTACAAGAAGAAAGAAGCGAGCCCCAAATAACGGCGTTGGGACGAATAGGCATCTTTTCAATAAAATCTCGAGCCTCGTCCAATAAACCTGCCCGACCAAGGAGATCCACAATGCACGAATAATGATCTAGTTCAGGCTGAATGCCATGTTCTTCGACCATCGAATTGAAGTAATGCCAGCCTTCTTTCACAAGACCCGCGTGGCGACACGAAGAGAGCACCCCGAGTAAAGTAATGGCGTCGGGTTTCACGCCTCGattcttcatttcttcaaaAAGATCAATGGCCTGCAGCACAAGGCCGTGCTGGGCATACCCTGCAATCATGGAGTTCCAAGACACATTGTCTTTGCCATCCAGACTTTCAAATATGTAAAGCGCATCCTTAACAGCGCCACATTTGCAGTACATAGACATCAAAGCATTAGCAATGTGAACATACGAATCGAAACCCATTCGAATCGTTTGGCCATGAGCACATCTCCCTTGCCCCAGAGCTCCACTGCCTGTGCAAGCACTCAGAACACTTGCATACGTAAAATCATTCGGCTTCGATCCGGAGCTTCTCATTTCACTGAAAAGCTCCAAGCACACATCAACCTGCCACTCTTGTGCAAACCCTGAAATAATCGCCGTCCATGACACCACATTTCTCAcaggcatttcatcgaacaccttaTACGCATTCTCCAACGCACTGCATTTACCGTACAAATGTATCAAAGAGCTTCCTATATAAACATTGGCCCCAAACCCACTTCGTACTGCAGCGCAGTGATGCTGAACCCCACCACGAAGATCACGCTTAGACCCACAAGAGCTTATAGCATGTGAAATAACACTCGCATCAATTGTAAAGCTTTCTGGGTATGAATGAGAATCAACTGGGCTAGAATCGAATAGCTGATCAAACAAATTAGAGAACTGTATTGATGAATGAGAAccagagaaagaagaagggtTGCTGAGTTGATCGGAATCTGAGTGTAGAACGTCCTGAATGAGGCGAAGATGGCCTTGGCGACGAGATGCAGTGGAGGTTGGTTTTGGGGTGATGAGGTCAAGAACTCTCAGAGCGTTGGATTGGTTCTTGGATTTTTGTAATATTTGTGTGAGATTTCGAGAAGGTGAGAGCTTCAAGTGCCCAGAAATTGTGTGTAAAAAAGACTGAGATAGTTTCTTCCCCAATCTGAAAGAGAATTCCATTCATTCATTCCTCAGAACAATGCCAATGAAGCTTTAGAGCCAAACTATATATAGGTTTCTACCGCACacatttgaaaaaagaaaaaaagaaaaaaaaaagggaaaaatgtGTGCTATTGTTTTATATTGTAAGCAACAATCTTTAGTTGCTA
Above is a genomic segment from Rosa chinensis cultivar Old Blush chromosome 3, RchiOBHm-V2, whole genome shotgun sequence containing:
- the LOC112193533 gene encoding uncharacterized protein LOC112193533 isoform X1; translation: MSKLGLLRTSIRSTLAARSQNHRLLPSLLREPQRRFSTEAGQPPQDSAPVQPPPSLDATVDQFVQNPSGGVVYGKLLGITRNTLKTDIVNLLEGCNLRLEDVKVQYNGPFVPSGMMVQFPSQRAYETAFRAISRLGQVFRLERSDRQRWDAVTHYDGKTVLIEGIPRIANTEDVERFLSGTPYVSSSVQLFMKAAFPEPIRMATVRFPSQIQAMNAYITKNKGFIQNNQVLMRVLQ
- the LOC112193532 gene encoding pentatricopeptide repeat-containing protein At2g37320; protein product: MEFSFRLGKKLSQSFLHTISGHLKLSPSRNLTQILQKSKNQSNALRVLDLITPKPTSTASRRQGHLRLIQDVLHSDSDQLSNPSSFSGSHSSIQFSNLFDQLFDSSPVDSHSYPESFTIDASVISHAISSCGSKRDLRGGVQHHCAAVRSGFGANVYIGSSLIHLYGKCSALENAYKVFDEMPVRNVVSWTAIISGFAQEWQVDVCLELFSEMRSSGSKPNDFTYASVLSACTGSGALGQGRCAHGQTIRMGFDSYVHIANALMSMYCKCGAVKDALYIFESLDGKDNVSWNSMIAGYAQHGLVLQAIDLFEEMKNRGVKPDAITLLGVLSSCRHAGLVKEGWHYFNSMVEEHGIQPELDHYSCIVDLLGRAGLLDEARDFIEKMPIRPNAVIWGSLLSSCRVHGGVWIGIEAAESRLLMEPGCASTHVQLANLYASLGCWDEAARVRKLMKDKGIKTSPGFSWIEISNEVHRFRAEDSSNPRMIQIIGVLDSLADHMVRLKTSGCELQMQEEEDAP
- the LOC112193533 gene encoding uncharacterized protein LOC112193533 isoform X2, with the protein product MSKLGLLRTSIRSTLAARSQNHRLLPSLLREPQRRFSTEAGQPPQDSAPVQPPPSLDATVDQFVQNPSGGVVYGKLLGITRNTLKTDIVNLLEGCNLRLEDVKVQYNGPFVPSGMMVQFPSQRAYETAFRAISRLGQVFRLERSDRQRWDAVTHYDGKTVLIEGIPRIANTEDVERFLSGTPYVSSSVQLFMNFPGTH